The genomic region CGCAGCCCGTCCGTCATCATCAGGTCAATCGGCTTTTCGGCGTCTTCATCGGGCAGGAAATCGCCCAACGTGGCGTCTTCATCGTCGCCCACCGGGGTCTCGAACGAGACGGGATGTTGGGCGAAGAGCAACAACTGCTCCACCTTGCTCACGGGCAACTCCATCTCTTCGGCGATTTCTTCGATAGTTGGTTCTTTGCCCGTTTCCTGCGCCAGGCGGAAGGCCGTTTCCTTCACCTTGCGAATCTTTTCCGCCATGTGGACAGGCAGGCGAATGGTGCGCCCCTGGTCGGCGATGGCGCGCCCCACCGCGTGGCGAATCCACCATGTGGCGTAGGTGCTGAACTTGTTGCCACGCTCCGGATCGAACTTGTCAATGGCGTGCATCAAGCCCATGTTGCCTTCCTGAATCAAGTCCGACAGCGGCACGCCATAGCCGCGATAGCGCACAGCGACGCTCACCACCAGGCGCAGGTTCGCCTTGATCAACTCCTGGCGCGCGGCGTCGCCCTTGCGGATGATTTCTTC from Ardenticatena maritima harbors:
- a CDS encoding sigma-70 family RNA polymerase sigma factor, whose amino-acid sequence is MLEERKNVLQALEEEKETRPVRRFEEEEVPGLEEMDTHNLVALYLREGGRHELLTREQEYELASAWQAARRARERLEQEGDTLSDEERAELEEIIRKGDAARQELIKANLRLVVSVAVRYRGYGVPLSDLIQEGNMGLMHAIDKFDPERGNKFSTYATWWIRHAVGRAIADQGRTIRLPVHMAEKIRKVKETAFRLAQETGKEPTIEEIAEEMELPVSKVEQLLLFAQHPVSFETPVGDDEDATLGDFLPDEDAEKPIDLMMTDGLREELQRALEVLTPREVHILNLRYGLKDGREHTLEEVGRKYGLTRERIRQIEKEALRKLRHPSRSRKLRAYLA